From a region of the Helianthus annuus cultivar XRQ/B chromosome 5, HanXRQr2.0-SUNRISE, whole genome shotgun sequence genome:
- the LOC110943763 gene encoding protein ENHANCED DISEASE RESISTANCE 4-like — MSKPTIEKFDSNYLDWTDKVPKCPIYFPSKEEFEDPLVYMQKTTLEASRFGICKIVSPLSVHWYSVDKREIRLVKCPKCLNVLPELPDIPVYACGGCGTRLQAKKRNKSIVDTTSQRPDEGSSGKQKVDSVFIDQEACSSSNQQSLLSSIDESVQNGDHNDLNCSIKDQDAADRAENGTVPPPTVVVDCSSEKLKLKQVSDNQEPCCSSNQQLVVSSSDEPDQNIHNDPRSSTEFSGNEDPQSSPEAITHKGINQQQEQIQEHEQERVTVVGVEHSSGKQKIEQLSADNESGNRFTQLLLVDPMNELDQNNDCTEHRNSSEENQQEYIRIDQQQEHEQNQRRSQDAGKQQENVTVDELEHSSAKQKTEELSDKNETGNRFAHLLLVNPRYELERNNDHNEDRSSSELSYHDEPESSPEATVHDRVK; from the exons ATGTCAAAACCCACGATTGAAAAGTTTGATTCAAATTATCTTGATTGGACAGATAAGGTTCCAAAGTGCCCTATATACTTTCCAAGTAAAGAAGAGTTTGAGGATCCTTTGGTTTATATGCAAAAGACAACTTTAGAAGCTTCAAGATTTG GTATATGCAAGATTGTTTCGCCTTTGAGTGTTCATTGGTATAGTGTTGACAAGAGAGAAA TCCGGTTAGTGAAGTGCCCAAAATGCCTGAATGTTCTGCCAGAGCTGCCAGATATTCCGGTGTACGCATGTGGAGGCTGCGGTACAAGACTTCAAG CAAAGAAGCGGAATAAAAGTATCGTCGACACCACATCACAGAGGCCAGATGAGGGTTCTTCGGGAAAACAGAAAGTGGACAGCGTTTTTATTGATCAAGAAGCTTGCAGCAGCTCGAATCAACAATCTCTGCTTAGTTCCATTGATGAGTCAGTTCAAAATGGTGATCATAATGATCTTAATTGCTCAATTAAAGATCAAGATGCAGCTGATAGAGCTGAAAATGGTACAGTTCCACCACCGACTGTTGTTGTAGATTGTTCATCTGAAAAATTGAAACTGAAGCAAGTTTCTGATAATCAAGAACCCTGTTGTAGCTCAAATCAGCAGTTAGTAGTAAGTTCGAGCGATGAGCCGGATCAAAACATTCATAATGATCCTCGTAGCTCGACTGAGTTTTCGGGTAATGAAGATCCACAGTCGTCGCCTGAAGCCATAACTCATAAGGGAATCAATCAACAACAAGAACAAATACAAGAACATGAACAAGAACGCGTTACAGTTGTTGGAGTCGAGCATTCCTCAGGTAAACAGAAAATCGAGCAGCTTTCTGCTGATAATGAATCTGGTAACAGATTTACACAACTATTGTTGGTTGATCCAATGAATGAGCTAGACCAAAACAATGATTGTACTGAACATCGTAACTCGTctgaagaaaatcaacaagaatATATCAGAATAGATCAACAACAAGAACATGAACAAAATCAAAGGCGTTCTCAAGATGCAGGTAAGCAGCAAGAAAACGTTACAGTTGATGAACTCGAGCATTCCTCTGCGAAACAGAAAACCGAGGAGCTTTCTGATAAGAATGAAACTGGTAACAGATTTGCACACCTATTGTTGGTTAATCCAAGGTATGAGCTAGAACGAAACAACGACCATAATGAAGATCGTAGCTCATCTGAGCTTTCATATCATGACGAGCCAGAGTCATCACCGGAAGCCACAGTTCATGACAGAGTCAAATGA